From the genome of Papaver somniferum cultivar HN1 chromosome 2, ASM357369v1, whole genome shotgun sequence, one region includes:
- the LOC113351371 gene encoding allene oxide synthase 2, chloroplastic-like — protein MALSDDRSSELPLKEIPGDLGLPVLGPISDRYHYNYLEGHTEFIKSRMEEYNSTIFRMNLLFAEFINVPDPRVIVLADAVSFPILFDHSKVWKKDALIGNYAPSTSFTGGYRVSAYLDPSDEKHGKLKSLYLGLFASIHHKLIPVSQTFFGAVFDKLEADVAAKGEASFNTYSDDMAVNLLLQVFFDIDPAKLRNKGPAMLNRWLGVQFLPIASVGLPKWLSWVEDTLLHTFPCPSFLVKSDYQKIYDAIYTSSTPVFDEAKKLGLSKEETCHNLVFMTGANAYAGCRVHFRALMKWIHIGGENLHKDLANEIRGVVKSGGGVVTLASLEKMPLTKSVVYEVLRMEPPAENHYATAKEDMVISSHGASFQVKKGEVLFGYQPLAARDPKIFENPNEFIGTRFMGEEGEKLLRYCYWFNERQTVDPIPDNKQCPGKDTALVLARLLVVEFFLRYDTFTADIGNFVTLIGSTVTIKTLTKATSD, from the coding sequence ATGGCGCTTTCTGATGATCGGTCGTCGGAACTTCCATTGAAAGAAATCCCCGGGGACTTGGGTCTCCCGGTTCTCGGTCCAATATCAGATCGTTACCACTACAATTACTTGGAAGGTCATACCGAGTTCATAAAATCCCGTATGGAAGAATACAACTCAACTATTTTTCGGATGAACCTTCTCTTTGCGGAGTTTATCAATGTTCCAGACCCTAGAGTCATTGTTCTAGCTGATGCAGTTAGTTTTCCGATCCTTTTCGATCATTCAAAAGTCTGGAAGAAAGACGCTCTTATCGGTAACTACGCGCCATCAACTTCTTTCACCGGCGGGTATAGAGTTAGTGCTTACTTGGATCCTTCCGATGAGAAACACGGGAAACTCAAAAGTCTCTATCTCGGTCTATTTGCATCTATACACCATAAACTCATTCCGGTATCTCAAACATTTTTTGGTGCTGTTTTCGACAAGCTTGAAGCCGATGTAGCCGCAAAAGGTGAAGCTAGTTTCAATACTTATAGTGATGATATGGCTGTCAATTTACTTCTTCAAGTTTTCTTTGATATTGATCCTGCGAAGCTCCGTAACAAAGGTCCAGCAATGCTGAATAGATGGTTGGGTGTACAATTCCTTCCAATAGCGTCTGTTGGGTTACCCAAGTGGTTGAGTTGGGTTGAAGATACTCTCCTCCATACCTTTCCATGTCCCTCATTTCTTGTGAAATCCGACTATCAAAAGATTTATGATGCCATTTACACTTCGTCAACACCAGTTTTTGATGAAGCCAAGAAGCTTGGGTTATCAAAAGAGGAAACTTGTCATAATCTAGTTTTCATGACTGGCGCCAATGCTTATGCTGGTTGCAGAGTACATTTTCGTGCTTTGATGAAATGGATACACATAGGAGGTGAAAATCTGCATAAGGATCTTGCTAATGAAATTAGAGGCGTTGTTAAATCAGGAGGAGGGGTTGTAACTCTTGCATCTTTAGAAAAGATGCCGCTTACCAAATCGGTGGTGTACGAAGTTCTTCGGATGGAGCCGCCAGCAGAGAATCATTATGCAACGGCTAAAGAAGATATGGTAATAAGCAGTCATGGTGCGAGTTTTCAAGTCAAGAAAGGTGAGGTTTTATTTGGATATCAACCATTGGCTGCTCGAGATCCTAAGATTTTTGAGAATCCAAATGAGTTTATAGGGACAAGATTTATGGGCGAAGAAGGGGAAAAATTGCTTAGGTATTGTTATTGGTTCAACGAGCGTCAAACAGTTGATCCAATCCCTGATAATAAACAATGCCCTGGGAAAGACACCGCTCTAGTGCTAGCCAGACTTTTGGTGGTAGAGTTTTTCCTGCGCTACGACACATTCACAGCAGACATCGGAAATTTTGTTACTCTCATTGGATCTACCGTCACGATTAAGACATTGACTAAAGCAACTAGTGATTGA